From Lysinibacillus sp. SGAir0095, the proteins below share one genomic window:
- the murF gene encoding UDP-N-acetylmuramoyl-tripeptide--D-alanyl-D-alanine ligase, whose amino-acid sequence MKRTLKEIADWLNLDLADHQDTIVTGVSIDTRTISNGDLFIPFRGEAVNGHKYVEQAFEKGASATLWLKDEPNPPQDKPVLFVEDAELALQGMARAFRHEHQAKFIGVTGSNGKTSSKDILASMLSPFFKVQKTIGNFNNQLGLPITILNLDEDTEIAVLEMGMSGFGEIEFLTKLAKPHYAVITNIGEAHMQDLGSREGIAKAKFEIILGLGQDGILFFDGDEPLLQNLVEEQPELFSKGFGFAPTNDLVATAIETTEKGSRFTVSGEVNGEFFIPVLGKHQVKNSLNAILLGKNLGLSEDQIREGLSQVSLTDMRMQLVPTEKGILFINDAYNAAPTSMKAAIQFVQSTSLRKDKWLILGDMLELGDEEQEFHEQIANVIDEKEISRVCLYGSRMKWLYDQLKLKYANDKLIYTENNYGEIIDYINHHAHEETLILLKGSRGMKLETILKSFE is encoded by the coding sequence ATGAAAAGAACACTTAAAGAAATTGCCGACTGGTTAAATCTTGATCTTGCTGACCACCAAGACACAATTGTAACGGGAGTCTCCATTGATACTCGAACAATTTCAAATGGGGATTTATTTATTCCTTTTCGTGGAGAAGCGGTAAATGGGCATAAATACGTAGAGCAAGCATTTGAAAAAGGCGCATCTGCAACTCTTTGGTTAAAAGATGAACCGAACCCTCCACAAGATAAACCTGTTCTATTTGTTGAAGATGCGGAGCTTGCCTTGCAGGGAATGGCGCGGGCATTTCGTCATGAACACCAAGCTAAGTTTATTGGTGTTACAGGCTCAAATGGTAAAACATCTTCTAAAGATATATTAGCAAGTATGCTATCCCCATTTTTTAAAGTACAAAAAACAATAGGCAATTTTAATAATCAATTAGGATTACCTATTACCATATTAAATCTTGATGAAGATACTGAAATTGCTGTATTAGAAATGGGAATGAGCGGTTTTGGCGAGATTGAATTTTTAACAAAACTTGCGAAGCCTCATTACGCAGTGATTACAAATATCGGAGAAGCCCATATGCAAGATCTTGGTTCTCGTGAAGGGATTGCAAAAGCGAAATTCGAGATTATCCTTGGCTTAGGTCAAGATGGAATTCTGTTCTTTGATGGGGATGAGCCTTTACTGCAAAATTTAGTAGAAGAACAGCCAGAGCTTTTTTCTAAAGGATTTGGCTTCGCCCCAACTAATGATTTAGTTGCAACAGCAATTGAAACTACTGAAAAAGGAAGTCGCTTTACTGTTAGTGGCGAGGTAAATGGTGAATTCTTTATCCCTGTACTAGGAAAGCACCAAGTGAAAAATAGCTTAAATGCGATATTATTAGGAAAAAATCTTGGTTTATCTGAGGACCAAATTCGAGAAGGTCTATCCCAAGTGTCCTTGACTGATATGCGTATGCAATTGGTTCCAACCGAAAAAGGGATCTTATTTATAAATGATGCCTATAATGCGGCGCCTACCTCTATGAAGGCAGCTATCCAATTTGTTCAATCAACTTCATTGCGTAAAGACAAATGGTTAATTCTAGGTGACATGCTTGAGCTAGGTGATGAGGAACAAGAATTCCATGAGCAAATTGCCAATGTTATTGATGAAAAGGAAATTTCTAGAGTTTGCTTATATGGCTCAAGAATGAAGTGGCTATATGATCAATTAAAACTTAAGTATGCTAATGATAAATTAATTTATACAGAGAATAATTATGGTGAAATTATAGATTATATAAATCATCATGCACATGAAGAAACATTAATTTTATTAAAAGGCTCTCGAGGAATGAAGCTAGAAACAATTCTAAAATCATTTGAGTAA
- a CDS encoding D-alanine--D-alanine ligase encodes MKKRVGLLYGGKSAEHEVSLSTATAVSKAIDYDKYEVHPIFITLDGQWLRGPQLTKPVVSIEELQFKSKEISPNNITEFILDNNAQAQFDVVFPLLHGTNGEDGTVQGLLEVLNFPYVGNGVLASAAGMDKVTMKQLFGVAGLKQVPYVHFIRKDWNQRSEEIIGKCENELGWPMFVKPANLGSSVGISKATNIEDLVRAIEFAFQYDRKVIVEHGIVAREIEMGVLGNDDPKVSVAGEIKPMTDFYDYDSKYKDGSTALIIPAEISSDVESTMRDMAIRAFKILDCSGIVRSDFFVTENDEVYINEVNTMPGFTPVSMYPLLWQHTNVSYPQLIDNLIELAMERHTEKQQLQYNRD; translated from the coding sequence ATGAAAAAGCGCGTTGGTTTATTATATGGAGGGAAGTCAGCTGAGCATGAGGTATCATTATCTACAGCTACAGCCGTTTCAAAGGCTATTGATTATGACAAATATGAAGTGCATCCAATCTTTATAACTTTGGATGGGCAATGGCTCAGAGGTCCTCAGTTAACAAAACCAGTTGTATCAATTGAAGAATTACAATTTAAAAGTAAAGAAATCTCACCAAATAATATTACGGAATTTATCTTAGATAACAATGCACAGGCTCAATTTGATGTCGTCTTTCCTTTATTGCACGGAACAAATGGAGAAGATGGCACAGTACAAGGATTATTAGAAGTACTAAATTTCCCTTATGTAGGAAATGGCGTATTAGCTTCAGCAGCTGGTATGGATAAAGTAACGATGAAGCAGCTATTCGGTGTGGCAGGGCTAAAACAAGTTCCTTATGTACATTTTATTCGAAAAGATTGGAATCAACGCTCTGAGGAAATCATCGGAAAATGTGAAAATGAGTTAGGCTGGCCGATGTTTGTAAAACCTGCTAATTTAGGTTCAAGTGTGGGAATTAGTAAGGCAACAAATATTGAAGATCTAGTTAGAGCAATTGAGTTTGCTTTCCAATACGACCGAAAAGTAATCGTGGAACATGGGATTGTAGCACGCGAAATCGAAATGGGTGTATTAGGCAATGATGATCCCAAAGTATCTGTTGCGGGTGAAATCAAACCGATGACTGATTTTTATGATTATGATTCAAAATATAAGGATGGTTCAACAGCGCTTATTATCCCTGCTGAAATTTCTTCAGATGTGGAGAGTACAATGAGAGACATGGCCATTCGTGCATTCAAAATTTTAGATTGCTCAGGAATTGTTCGTTCAGATTTCTTTGTAACGGAGAATGATGAGGTCTATATTAATGAAGTAAATACAATGCCTGGGTTCACACCTGTGAGTATGTATCCTTTATTATGGCAACATACGAATGTTAGTTATCCACAATTAATCGATAATTTAATTGAGTTGGCGATGGAACGTCATACAGAAAAACAACAATTACAATATAACCGAGATTAG
- a CDS encoding FtsW/RodA/SpoVE family cell cycle protein yields MENNQNFASRFDWKLALIIFIFLIVSLLAISSAQTTGQYGTTNFVLQQLINYVIFAIIVAFVIYFDPDQYKKMSWYLYGFGILLLIILAALPAGGIVIERNGAKSWFSTPVGSIQPTEFMKTFYILATAWLISKHHEKYSIKSIKSDFILLGKIGITLIIPLAFIMMQPDLGSSLVFLAITAALIIVAGISWKIILPVFTVGVTLGGSLLWMALYMQDFLEEKFGFSPYQFARIYSWLDPYSYSSGSGYHLITSLNAIGSGEIFGKGYLDREVYVAESHTDFIFTVIGEEWGFIGASFVICLYFLLIYHLTKMTLTLKDPFCTYVCAGIIAMITFHVFENIGMTIQLLPITGIPLPFISYGGSSLMGNALALGLVFSMKFHYKSYMFASNDDEE; encoded by the coding sequence ATGGAAAATAACCAAAACTTTGCAAGCCGTTTTGATTGGAAGCTTGCTTTAATTATTTTTATATTTCTTATAGTGAGTTTGTTAGCTATTTCATCCGCACAGACGACAGGGCAATATGGTACAACAAACTTTGTGTTGCAGCAATTGATCAATTATGTGATATTTGCCATTATTGTAGCATTTGTCATTTATTTTGACCCCGATCAGTATAAAAAGATGTCTTGGTACTTATACGGCTTTGGTATCTTATTGTTGATTATTCTAGCAGCTTTACCAGCAGGTGGAATTGTCATCGAACGTAACGGAGCAAAAAGCTGGTTCTCCACACCAGTAGGGAGTATACAGCCCACTGAGTTTATGAAGACTTTCTATATTCTCGCTACGGCATGGCTCATTAGTAAACATCACGAAAAATATTCCATTAAAAGTATTAAATCGGACTTTATTTTGTTAGGCAAAATTGGGATAACATTAATTATTCCATTAGCATTTATCATGATGCAGCCCGACCTAGGTTCCTCACTAGTATTTCTAGCGATTACTGCTGCCCTAATTATTGTAGCAGGCATCTCATGGAAAATTATTTTACCTGTATTCACTGTGGGTGTAACACTGGGTGGTTCCTTACTTTGGATGGCGTTGTATATGCAGGATTTCCTTGAGGAGAAATTTGGATTTAGTCCTTATCAGTTTGCCCGAATCTATTCCTGGTTAGATCCTTATTCTTATTCATCGGGTTCCGGATATCATTTAATCACTTCTTTAAATGCAATCGGCTCTGGTGAAATCTTCGGTAAAGGATATTTGGATCGTGAAGTCTATGTTGCTGAAAGTCACACGGATTTTATCTTTACAGTAATAGGAGAAGAATGGGGTTTCATTGGCGCTAGCTTTGTTATTTGCCTTTACTTCTTATTAATTTATCATTTAACAAAAATGACTTTAACTTTAAAGGATCCGTTCTGTACGTACGTTTGTGCTGGAATTATTGCTATGATCACTTTCCACGTATTCGAAAATATCGGCATGACTATCCAACTTTTACCTATCACAGGTATCCCGCTACCATTTATAAGTTACGGCGGTAGTTCCTTAATGGGTAATGCCTTAGCATTAGGCCTAGTGTTTAGCATGAAATTCCACTACAAATCTTATATGTTCGCTAGTAATGATGACGAGGAGTAG